A region of Salinibacter sp. 10B DNA encodes the following proteins:
- a CDS encoding sugar phosphate isomerase/epimerase family protein: MSYRPITLFTGQWADMPLDTLAEKASGWGYDGLELACAGDHFNVERAVNEDGYIRKKRDQLAQHDLEVWAISQHLVGQAVSDRIDERHEEVLPDRVWGDGDPDGVTQRAIEELKRTAAAASALGIDVVTGFTGSPVWHLLYAFPPTPQEMIDEGYETFADQWTPILDVFADEGVQYALEVHPTEIAFDLSTSERALDALDGHEAFGFNYDPSHFGYQGVDYLAFLEKFADRIDHVHMKDVWWADRRQEAGVFGGHLPFGHEDRYWDFRSIGRGKIDFEGIIRRLNRMDYTGPLSIEWEDSGMNREHGAEEAYEYVHAVDFPPADAGFEDAFSEE, encoded by the coding sequence ATGTCCTACCGACCCATCACCCTCTTCACCGGCCAGTGGGCCGACATGCCGCTCGACACCCTCGCCGAGAAGGCCTCCGGCTGGGGCTACGACGGCCTCGAACTGGCCTGCGCCGGCGACCACTTCAACGTCGAACGGGCCGTAAACGAGGACGGCTACATTCGCAAAAAGCGCGACCAGCTGGCCCAGCACGACCTGGAGGTGTGGGCCATCAGCCAACACCTCGTGGGCCAGGCCGTGAGCGACCGCATCGACGAGCGGCACGAAGAAGTGCTGCCCGACCGCGTGTGGGGCGACGGCGACCCGGACGGCGTCACGCAGCGCGCCATCGAAGAACTGAAGCGCACCGCCGCGGCGGCCAGCGCCCTCGGCATCGACGTGGTGACCGGCTTTACCGGCTCGCCCGTCTGGCACCTGCTCTACGCCTTCCCCCCCACCCCGCAGGAGATGATCGACGAGGGCTACGAGACGTTCGCCGACCAGTGGACGCCGATCCTCGACGTCTTCGCCGACGAGGGGGTGCAGTACGCACTGGAGGTGCATCCCACCGAAATCGCGTTCGACCTCAGCACATCGGAGCGGGCCCTAGACGCACTCGACGGCCACGAAGCCTTCGGCTTCAACTATGACCCCAGTCACTTTGGCTACCAGGGCGTGGATTACCTCGCCTTCCTGGAGAAATTTGCCGACCGCATCGACCATGTCCACATGAAGGACGTCTGGTGGGCCGACCGCCGCCAGGAAGCGGGCGTCTTCGGCGGGCACCTGCCCTTTGGCCATGAGGACCGCTACTGGGACTTCCGCTCCATCGGCCGCGGCAAGATCGACTTCGAAGGCATCATCCGCCGCCTCAACCGCATGGACTACACGGGTCCTCTCTCCATTGAGTGGGAGGACAGCGGCATGAACCGTGAGCACGGCGCCGAGGAAGCCTACGAGTACGTCCACGCTGTCGACTTTCCGCCGGCCGACGCCGGCTTCGAAGATGCGTTTTCGGAAGAGTAG